The genomic segment TACCACGTTGGATTGGTGCCGAATTTTTAGGCACATTCTTTTTAATTCTTTTAGGTAACGGTGCTGGTTCGCAGCTAACACTCAATAAGATGTTTGTTAAAGAATCGAAAGCAAAGTTACTAACTGCTGCTTTTGCTTGAGGTATTGCTGTATTAGTTGGTGTTTTAATAGCTAACTCTTTGTTTGAGGGTGCGGGTAATATTAACCCGGCAGTGAGTTTGTTCTATGCTGTTTCGGGAACTATTCAAAAAGCTTTATATCCATTGCATGTAAACTTCAGCATTCCATTACTTTGAGTAGCACTCCTACTTGCTTGAGTAGCACAGTTTGCTGGGGCAATGTTGGCACAAGCATTGTTAAACTTCTTGTTCTGAAAGCATATTGAACAAACTGATCCACAATCGGTTTTGGTTACCCATTGTACTAACCCAGCAATCTTTAACATTCCTCGCAACTTTGCAACTGAGTTTGTAGCAACTAGCGTTTTAATTGCTAGTTTACTGGTGGCTGGTAGTTTTGGTGCCAACCGATTTGACCAGTCACCACGAGGGGTTGTACCAATGTTAGTGGTTACTGGCTTAATTATGTCTTTTGGTGCCGCTACTGGTACTGCAATTAACCCAGCCCGTGATTTAGGTCCGAGAATTGTTTACTGATTGAGTCCAATTAAAAATAAGGATCCTAACTTAAAGTACAGTTGGATTCCGGTAGCTGCACCTCTAAGTGCTAGTGTTATCTTAGGTGTGCTTGTGGCTGTTATCGTTTAGTTCCTTAAAGCGTTCTTTAAACTGCTTGGTCTTAACTGTAACTGGCTTACCCTGCACGTGGTGGTGCAACTTACAACGTGGTTCATAAGCTTCAATATCACCAATTAAAACGGTTTCGTTGCTCTTGGACACTATGCGCTGGGTGCGTTGGGCTAACTGACCACAGACATTACAAACGGCATCTAACTTACAAATCTTGTCGGCAATCGCTAACAGTTGGGGAATGCTACCAAAGGGTTCAGCGCGGAAGTCCGTGTCTAAACCAGAAACAATGACGTTAATGCCGAGATCATTGAGTGATTTAACCACTTCGACAATTTCACTCGAAAAGAATTGGGCTTCATCAATGGCAACCACATCAAAACGATCTTTAGTGAGGTAGTCATAGATTTCTAAAGGTGAATTAATTTCAATGGCTTCATCACTGTGACCGTTACGGGATTTCACGAGGTGTTGTTGGCGCGTATCAATCTTTGGTTTAAAGATAATAACGGGAATCTTGGCGAGCTTTCAGCGCTTAATTTTGCGCAATAATTCTTCGGTTTTACCGGAAAACATCGGCCCACAAATCACTTCGATTCAACCACGTGGGGATTGGTGGAAAACTTGGGAAAAGCTCATAGTTGCCCAATTATAATTAAACAAAGATGAGTGTGTTGCAAAAACCGCGCGGGGTTAAAGACTGGTATGGTGAGGAGTTAATCTACTTCAATTGAACGGTGCACCAGATCACTAATTTGGCCTGAAAATGAGGCTTTAGTGAGGTCAAAACACCCCTGTTGGAATACGCTGAAGCCTTTAAGCGCACCAATGCCAACGCCGATATTGTCAAGAAGGAGTTGTATGAATTCCATGACAAATCGAACCGGCTGTTAGCCCTGCGTCCCGAGGCTACTGCTGGGATAGTGCGCTTGGTCTGTGAGAACAAACTACTCCAACCACAAAACTACCCGTTAAGGTTGTTTACCATTGGCACCATGTACCGGTATGAACGCCCCCAAAGTAACCGTTACCGCGAGCACTACCAGTTTAGTTGTGAAGTGATAGGTGACACTAATCCAACCGTGTTACTCGACACTTTACTGTTGGGTCATGCCATTATCCAGCAATTGGGAATTGAAGGAGTGATCCTCAAACTTAACAACTTAGGTAACAGTGCTACCATTCAACAATGAAACCAAGCGCTGCAAGCTTACTTAACCCAGTTTAAGGCGCAGTTAACCGAGTTATCACAAAGCCGTTTATCGACCAATCCTCTAAGGATCTTGGACGACAAGGTTGATGGTCAACTACCCTTTATCAGTGATGCTCCCCAAATTGAGCAGTTCTTGGATGCTGAGCAGCAGGCACTGAATACTTGACTGCAGCAACAGTTAACCCAACAACAGGTGCCGTTTGAGTGGAATCCAACCCTAGTCCGGGGCTTGGACTACTATACTGGGGTAGTGTTTGAATTTGTTAAGGATGACACCACGGTACTAGCTGGTGGGGTGTATGATAACCTAGTGGAAGAGTTAGGTGGTACACCTACTAAAGCGCTGGGTTTTGCTTGTGGCATTGAACGCTCAATTAATTGTTTAAGTGCGGTTAAAAAGCAAGCAATTTTGGCCAATCAACCCCCACGATTACTGGTTATAGGTCTCACCGAAGCAGCGTTGGAAAAGCTGTTACAACTTTCATTGGGTTGAAGGGCGTATCATCCTGTGACTATTTATCCTAAAGTTATTAGAATTATCAATGGCATCAGAGCCGCGCAACGGTTAGGTTACCGCTTTTTAGGGGTCATTGGTGGTAATAATTTAGAACAGCAAACCATTACCGTTAAAGACCTGGCTACTGAACAGCAAACAACATACACTTGAGATGAATTTAGACAACGCCAAGTGCTTTAAGCAACGGGTTTTTATTGGCAATTTAACTTCCGAGCACCTCAATAAAACCGTTACTATTGCCGGATGGGTCAAACGGATTAAGAAGTTAGGTGAACTTAACTTTGTTATTGTCGGGGACAAGACTAATACTATTCAGGTTACCTGTAAAAATAAGGAACAGGTCAAGTACTTAACCAGAGAAGACTTGGTGATTGTCAAGGGCAAACTGAAACGCTTAGACAGTGTTCGGTTTGAAATTACCAATCCTACTATTACCTTATTTGCCAAGTCCAAAACACCCCCTCTTATCATTGAGGACAAAACTGATGCTTTAGAAGAAGTGCGTTTGCGTTACCGCTACTTAGACTTACGCCGTCCGGTGATGCAAAAGCGCTTGGCGTTACGCCATAAGGTAACTTTAGCCGTCCGGAACTGACTAGATCAAATGGGGTTTATTGAAGTAGAAACACCTACGCTCACGAAGTCCACACCGGAGGGTGCTAGGGACTTTTTGGTACCGGCCAGAATTAGGGAACATAGCTTTTACGCTTTGCCCCAAAGTCCACAAATTTATAAACAGTTATTAATGGTTGGTGGTACGGAAAAGTACTTCCAAATTGCCCATGTTTACCGCGATGAAGACAGCCGCAAAGACCGTCAACCTGAACACACCCAAATTGACTTAGAGGTGGCCTTTTACACCAAGGAAATGGTGATGGATTTAATCCAAAGGTTATTTGTCGATGTCTTTCGCCAAGTGTTAAACATTAAGCTCAAAAAACCGTTTCCAGTGTTAAAGTTTGCTGAAGCCTTTAACCGTTTTGGCAGTGACAAACCGGATTTACGTTATGGTTTCGAACTGGAAGACTGCACTGATTTATTCCAAGACAGTCCGAACCAATTCACTAACTTAATTAATGCTGGCGGCATAGTCGGTGGGATCCAATTACCGAATCTTTATTTAGACGAAGTTTCTTTTAAAGCATTGAGGAAACTAGCTAAGGACAACGGGGTTTCCTTAGAGTTTTACTCTGATAAAGCTAGTTCCCTAAAACAACCCCTGGATTTACCGTTAGCAGGCACCATCTTACTGGTAGCACACAAAAGTAAAACGCAAGCTTGAACGGCATTAGGCGCCATTCGCAATGAGTTGAAGTACCACCTCAACTTAGTGAAACCCAACCAGTACAGCTTTTGTTGAATTGTAGACTTTCCTTTATACGAGTTTGACGAAAAGGAACAGAAGTGGGTTTCGGCGCACAACATGTTCTCCAATCCCCAACCGCAGTGGTTGGTTAACTTTGAAAACCACAAGGCTGAGGCGTTGAGTGAACAGTACGACCTAGTTTTAAATGGGTTTGAACTGGGTAGTGGTTCAATTCGGATCCATGACCCAGAAGTACAAACCCGTTTAATGCAATCTTTAGGGGTGGATCCCCAACAGTTTGGCTTTGTGATGGAGGCTTACCAGTACGGTGCTCCTGTACACGCTGGCATGGGTTTGGGATTAGACCGCTTAATGATGATCATTAACAATGTGGACAACATTAGGGAAGTGATGGCCTTTCCGAAAAATGCCCAAGGGATAGAGATGCACACTAATGCCCCTGATCAGGTTGACATTAAAGACATAACAACAATATGGTCCAAACACCCAGTGAAATAAATACCCACCTTAAACACCTCTTGGCCTGTGATGCTTATAAGCTATCACACCGCTTAATGTATCCTAATGACACGACCAACTTATACAGTTGTTTAACAGCCCGGGGTGGTCGTGGTGGTTTTCCAAATTTTGTGTGAAACCACGAGTTTGCCAAAAAGATTATTCTTGAAGTGTTTGGTAACTTTTGTGATAGTGTGTTAGCAGTCCAAAACGATCCTGGGTTGGCCCAAGCGCTCACTGACAAGGTGACCACTGTTTTTGGTGATCCCCAGTTTGGGTTGGAGTTTACCCAGCACATCTGTTATTTAGCTAACTTTTTAAAACAACACCACCAGTTACCCTTAACGGTAAAGATTCACCAGAGTTCTGAGGGTTTAGCCTTCCGTACACCCTTAGTAACTATTACAGGTTCGGACCAAATGGTTCCCGAGTTAGTTTGGTTAGTCAACTATTTTGAAACCGTATTATTGGAAAACATCTGATTGTACCAAACTACTTTAACTGTCGCCCAAAGCTTAAAGCTGCTGTTGGAACGCTATGCTAACGAAACCGCGGATAATACTGAATTTACCCACTTTCAGTGTCATGATTTTAGTATGCGTGGTATGAGTAGTCTTCAAAGTGCTTTATATGTAGCTAATGCTCACCTGCAGTACTTTAGTGGCAGTGACACCATTTTAGGCGGTGTAGCTGCTAAATCGATCTTAGCTAGTGAACACTCGGTGATGTGTGCTGATGGTCAAGAGGGTGAATTGAATACCTTTAAACGTTTATTGGAGCAGTTTCCTAACAAAAATCTGTCCTTAGTGATTGATTCTTATGACATGTGGCATGTTCTAGATAACATCTTACCCCAACTCAAGGACTTAGTTTTACAACGACAGGAGAAGCTGTACCTCCGACCTGACTCGGGCAACTTTGAAACCCTTATTTGTCAGGGCAAACGGTTTAACCCCGAGGACAAAACTACCTGGGGAGTAATTGATTACTTAGATTACCACTTTGGTTCCACTGTTAACCAAAAAGGTTATAAGGTTTTGAACCAAAAGTTGGGTATTGTTTATGGCGATGGCATTACCTATGAGCGGATTGAGTACATTTTGGAACAGCTCAAACAACGTGGGTTTTGTTCTTCCAACATTGTCTTTGGGGTTGGTAGTACAACTTACCAAAACCTTAACCGTGATACGTTGGGATTTGTGTATAAGTTGACAGCCATCAAAAAGGGTAATACCTGACATGATGTTACCAAGAGTCCCATAACCGATCCCACCAAGCAGTCCATAGGGGGACGATTTGATAACCCCAACCTAATTCAGGTTTACGGTTAATGCACCTCAAAAAACCGTTAGTGGTTACTAAGGATTGCTTTTATTGACTTAGTTTCGGATCGCTAAAATGATTGTTAGCACCAATCTTTTTAAAATTTTCCAAACATTAAATTTTCTTTGTTGGTTGTAGTTGTTAGGTTGTTTAGTCAAAGATCCACCTTTTCGTAATAGTTAATTAAGTAATTTAGTTAGTTTCTTTTTATCCAATTTTAAACAGACTAAAAAAATCCGCTTTCGGTATAAAGCGTTTCTACTAACTTTATTTGCGTCAACCACAACGCTTACTGGATTCATAATACCTACTTTGAGCCAACACGGTTCGAGTACGGATCCGAGTTTTGTGGCATTGCGCAACAACAGTAGTTTAAGCCGTGATGGTAAAAGTCGGCTTTTAGAATTTGGTAATGACCTTGGTTTTAGCAAGGAAGAAACTGATGCCTTTGCTAAACAAAAGGATTGAAACCAGAACTTTGTTAAATTTCAAAAGCAGTTTGAAAACAAGCTTTT from the Mycoplasmoides pneumoniae FH genome contains:
- a CDS encoding nicotinate phosphoribosyltransferase translates to MVQTPSEINTHLKHLLACDAYKLSHRLMYPNDTTNLYSCLTARGGRGGFPNFVWNHEFAKKIILEVFGNFCDSVLAVQNDPGLAQALTDKVTTVFGDPQFGLEFTQHICYLANFLKQHHQLPLTVKIHQSSEGLAFRTPLVTITGSDQMVPELVWLVNYFETVLLENIWLYQTTLTVAQSLKLLLERYANETADNTEFTHFQCHDFSMRGMSSLQSALYVANAHLQYFSGSDTILGGVAAKSILASEHSVMCADGQEGELNTFKRLLEQFPNKNLSLVIDSYDMWHVLDNILPQLKDLVLQRQEKLYLRPDSGNFETLICQGKRFNPEDKTTWGVIDYLDYHFGSTVNQKGYKVLNQKLGIVYGDGITYERIEYILEQLKQRGFCSSNIVFGVGSTTYQNLNRDTLGFVYKLTAIKKGNTWHDVTKSPITDPTKQSIGGRFDNPNLIQVYG
- the aspS gene encoding aspartate--tRNA ligase; amino-acid sequence: MNLDNAKCFKQRVFIGNLTSEHLNKTVTIAGWVKRIKKLGELNFVIVGDKTNTIQVTCKNKEQVKYLTREDLVIVKGKLKRLDSVRFEITNPTITLFAKSKTPPLIIEDKTDALEEVRLRYRYLDLRRPVMQKRLALRHKVTLAVRNWLDQMGFIEVETPTLTKSTPEGARDFLVPARIREHSFYALPQSPQIYKQLLMVGGTEKYFQIAHVYRDEDSRKDRQPEHTQIDLEVAFYTKEMVMDLIQRLFVDVFRQVLNIKLKKPFPVLKFAEAFNRFGSDKPDLRYGFELEDCTDLFQDSPNQFTNLINAGGIVGGIQLPNLYLDEVSFKALRKLAKDNGVSLEFYSDKASSLKQPLDLPLAGTILLVAHKSKTQAWTALGAIRNELKYHLNLVKPNQYSFCWIVDFPLYEFDEKEQKWVSAHNMFSNPQPQWLVNFENHKAEALSEQYDLVLNGFELGSGSIRIHDPEVQTRLMQSLGVDPQQFGFVMEAYQYGAPVHAGMGLGLDRLMMIINNVDNIREVMAFPKNAQGIEMHTNAPDQVDIKDITTIWSKHPVK
- a CDS encoding thymidine kinase, with amino-acid sequence MSFSQVFHQSPRGWIEVICGPMFSGKTEELLRKIKRWKLAKIPVIIFKPKIDTRQQHLVKSRNGHSDEAIEINSPLEIYDYLTKDRFDVVAIDEAQFFSSEIVEVVKSLNDLGINVIVSGLDTDFRAEPFGSIPQLLAIADKICKLDAVCNVCGQLAQRTQRIVSKSNETVLIGDIEAYEPRCKLHHHVQGKPVTVKTKQFKERFKELNDNSHKHT
- a CDS encoding MIP/aquaporin family protein, encoding MFNLSDFSELPRWIGAEFLGTFFLILLGNGAGSQLTLNKMFVKESKAKLLTAAFAWGIAVLVGVLIANSLFEGAGNINPAVSLFYAVSGTIQKALYPLHVNFSIPLLWVALLLAWVAQFAGAMLAQALLNFLFWKHIEQTDPQSVLVTHCTNPAIFNIPRNFATEFVATSVLIASLLVAGSFGANRFDQSPRGVVPMLVVTGLIMSFGAATGTAINPARDLGPRIVYWLSPIKNKDPNLKYSWIPVAAPLSASVILGVLVAVIV
- the hisS gene encoding histidine--tRNA ligase, with the protein product MSVLQKPRGVKDWYGEELIYFNWTVHQITNLAWKWGFSEVKTPLLEYAEAFKRTNANADIVKKELYEFHDKSNRLLALRPEATAGIVRLVCENKLLQPQNYPLRLFTIGTMYRYERPQSNRYREHYQFSCEVIGDTNPTVLLDTLLLGHAIIQQLGIEGVILKLNNLGNSATIQQWNQALQAYLTQFKAQLTELSQSRLSTNPLRILDDKVDGQLPFISDAPQIEQFLDAEQQALNTWLQQQLTQQQVPFEWNPTLVRGLDYYTGVVFEFVKDDTTVLAGGVYDNLVEELGGTPTKALGFACGIERSINCLSAVKKQAILANQPPRLLVIGLTEAALEKLLQLSLGWRAYHPVTIYPKVIRIINGIRAAQRLGYRFLGVIGGNNLEQQTITVKDLATEQQTTYTWDEFRQRQVL